The Megalobrama amblycephala isolate DHTTF-2021 linkage group LG16, ASM1881202v1, whole genome shotgun sequence genome includes the window CTGATGATGAACTACAAAGCAAGAAGTATCACTGTTACAGAGATTACGAAgaattacaaagaaaaacaacaaaaacccCAACAATCATCTGCAAACAATGTTGATGCGTTTAGTGCACTTTTTGGAAAAACATCTATGTCTAATATAAGACAGAACAACAGTGATTCTATTCACCCAATGGATGTTCAGATGGCCGTGTTTCATTGTGCTGATCGTGTCCTGAAGCAGATGATGGTCACTAAACTGTCCCAGTGCCGGTACGCTCTGCCTCTGCTTGTTCTTGATCCATTCACACAACAGATTGAGTTTCCTCTCTGGACATTTAGAGAAATTAACCAGAGCtggaaaataataaacaacaacaatgaaACCGTTAGTCAAATCCAGCCAATCTGGAAGGCAGAAACTCCAATGGTGTTTTTCTTCAGGTTTGGCTCTGTGTCTTCATCCAAGTCTCAGCTGATGAACAGTCTGATCAGTGAGAAACACAACACGTTCTTCCACAGACACTGCCCCGGCAGCAGCAGAACCAGAGTCCTGATGGATGGAGTGGTGGAGATCGCCTGGTTCTGCCCCTCTGGAACATATGATGATAAATTCACTGATCGTGTTGCATTCTGTAATCTACACGGTGATGCAGGAGACCATGAGAAACAGCTGCAGATAATGACTGAAATGGCCTCAGTCAATGTTGTTCTTCTATTACAAGTGGACAGCAATGACAAATGTGCAGAAAAAATCCAAAACCTTTACAAGGACCCAAAGCCACTGATCTGCCTTCTTCCTGAGGAAGACTCAGTATGCAGTAAGATGGTGgatggaaaatataaaattggTTTGAAAGACAGAGGTCAGGCAGATGTTTCTAAAGATCTCAGAGAAGCTATTACAGATTGTCTCTCATTCTCATCTTCAGAATCACCTTCCACTTTCAGACTTGAAGATGTGgccaaacacacagacatcagaGTAGATGAGAAAGATAATGATGACTGCAAGAAAGGAAAGAAGGCAGCACAAGAAATGATGAGTCTACTGGAGAAGAAAGATCTGACAGAAATCAAAGAATCATTTTTACCCTGTCAGGGAAAACTGTGGCATCAGTGGTGTCAGAAGAATAAAGAACTAAATCGACCTCAAGGAGATGACCCGGAAATggaaattagtaaaaaaaaagctGAGATGATGGAAATCCGTGAACAGCAGCATAAATCTGGCATCAGTAggtttatacatttattcatggAACAAATGATCTCAGATGCTGAAAATAAGCCAATGTTTTTCCTTAAATGGCTCAGAATCCTCCTGGATGAATATACCTCAGCTGATCTTTCTTGTCTACATCACAAGTATGGTGAAAAGTGGTCAAACATGTTAAAACTGAAAGAAAGTCCTAAAGAATCTGAAAAACACAAGGCTGAACTTCTGGAAATATCTAAGAAACTTCAAGATGCAACCTTTGGTTTGGAGCACATCCTCAGAGAAATTGGCCAGATTTATGAATCATGTTCATCTGTGAAGAAGAACAAGAAAGACCTGCAGTTTGACTTCTCTTCTCTCCCGAGTCTTGCAGCGCAGATGATGATCTCTGGATTTCCACTGGAGCTGATGGATGGAGATGCTGCTCATGTTCCTCTGGTCTGGATCTCTGCTGTTCTTGATGAACTCATACAGAAACTGGGAGACCAGAGAGTCTTTGTGCTGTCGGTTTTAGGGATTCAGAGCTCTGGGAAATCCACCATGCTGAATGCCATGTTTGGACTGCAGTTTGCCGTCAGTGCTGGCAGATGCACCAGAGGAGCTTTCATGCAGCTGGTCAAACTGTCAGACGAgatgaaaacacagatgaacATTGACTATATTCTGGTTGTTGATACTGAGGGACTTCGTTCTCTAGAACTGGCTGGAAAATCAATAACACATCATGACAATGAATTGGCCACGTTTGTTATTGGTCTTGGAAATCTCACATTGATCAACATCTATGGAGAAAACCCATCTGAGATGCAGGACATTCTTCAGATTGTTGTTCAAGCCTTCATGAGGATGAATAAGGTCAATCTGAATCCcagctgtgtgtttgtgcatcagAACGTTTCAGATGTCACAGCTGGAGAGAGAAATATGGAGGGAAGGAGACGACTGCAGGAGACACTGGATAAGATGACAAAACTCGCTGCTGAAGATGAAGTCTGTAATGCAGAATGTTTCAGTGATGTCATTACATTTGATGTTCAGAAGGATGTGAAGTATTTTGCTCAGCTCTGGGAGGGAAGCCCACCAATGGCACCACCAAACCCTTCATACTGCGAAAATGTTCAAGACCTTAAGAAAACTATTCTTTCTCATGTTTCAAAATCAGATGGCATGAAGCTGACAGACAtcaaaaatcatattaaaaacCTCTGGGATGCTTTATTGAATGAACGCTTTGTGTTCAGCTTCAAAAATGTTCTGGAGATCGCTGCATATAGAAAACTGGAGACAGAATACAGTAAGTGGACCTGGAGTCTTCGGAAGACCATGCTGGAAACTGAAAACAAATTACagaacaaaatagaaaatggagCAATCAATGTGGTTGAAGAAACAGATCTTCAAGAGGAACTGAATGTAATAAGTACAGAAGTGAAGAAATCAATGTCAGAATTCTTTGAGAGAGACACCAATGCCAATATACTGATCCAGTGGAAAACATCTTTTGAATTAAAAATCTCACACATACAGGATAATATTGTTAGAGAAACAAAGAAGAAATTGAATGAGGTGCTTCAGCAGCGAGTCCTAAAGAAAAGGATTGATGCTCAGAGgacacaaaatgaaaatgatctacTTGAGAAGGCCAAAAAACTTGCCTCAACTCTCAAAGACAAAGCAAATGATGATACGATCCTGCAGAGagactttaatttattttgggaTAATTGTGTAAATGATATTAAGAAAGACACACCGCCAGTCCAAAACATTGAAATTTTTAAAGATATGAAGAACGTCCTCTGTGACATCAGATTCTCAGATTTCACTATGGAGAGCAAAAACTACAATATTTCCATGAAGCCAAACTATTCAGATTatgtacaaattaaaaaaactaagaaattaaaaatgattagtTATTCTCTATCCAACGAGGATCAGACCCAAATCAGAAACTTGATTAAATACATTGAAGAGCAAGCAAAAAATTTCATCATGTCAAAAAACATTGCAAAGATGGGCTACAATATAGGGCACATCCAAGAACTCAGTGGTTTCATCAAAGCAAAAGTAACAGAACATGAAGAAAGACATAAAGAGAATTATGTGTTTAAGAAACACTTTTTCAGTGAATTGGTATTTGCCATATTCAACACAATACAAGTGATAATCATGGAACAGCACAACATTTTCAAAGAAGCCAATGATCCTGTTCTCTATATTGCAAGAAAAAGAGAGGAATATTACAGTATATTTCAGAAATACTGCCAGGGAGCAACATCAGCTGCAATCTTAGGTGAGATCATCTGTAACAAACTTAAAGAGCCCATTCAGCAGAGCGTCTGCAAACAAACTGCCCGAGATTTGGCAGATGAAATGAAGACAAACTGTGAATCACTGAATGGAAACAGATCTAATCTGGAGAAACACATCCTGAAGACACTGGCAGAAAAGGAAGATTTTAAGTCATACTTAACTTACATTCATAAACCCAAAGAATACTTCAAGAGTTTCATCAGCAGTGAAGTCAGTCAGTACATCAATGATAACTTAACCAAAAGTGTTCTGCCCAAGATGAGAGATGATTTAAGTCAGAAGGAGAAGCGGATCACAGAAGCAGCGAAGAGAGCAACTCAAGAGGTTGATAAAAAACCTGGAGATGTTGATCTGTGGTTGGAGATTTTCACACTGAATTTATCAGATCTGCTGATATTCTCTGAGAATGACCTCAAAGGAGTTAGTCGTGATGATGTTAATGTAAAACTCCTAGAAGAAGTAATAATAAATCAACTTCCTCCCATAATATCTGACAAGAGCAAGACATTCAGTACAGAATCTTTTCTGTTGAAGCTGGAATATAAGGACAGACCTGATGAGATTCTGAATGAACATCTCTGTAAGTGCTGTTGGGTTCAGTGTCCGTTCTGTAAAGCCATCTGCACAAACACAGCAGAAGAACATGATCCAAAACTTCACAGCGTTCCTTTCCATCGAATTAATGGACTGAATGGGTGGCATTATAGAGGAACACAAGACCTTTCTGCAGGTTTTTGCACAACTCTAGTGTCAAGTACTAAGAGATTTTACCCATCTGATGAATCTGAATCCATTCCATATAAAGATTACACAACAGCAGGAGGCCATTATGCTGAATGGAGCATCACCCCTGACCTCTCTGAGCTCTCATACTGGAAGTGGTTTGTCTGCACATTTCAGAAAGAGCTGGAAAATCACTATAGTAAAAAATTTCAGGGTCATGGTGAGATTCCAGATGAATGGAGAAACCACTCAAAACAGGATGCTATTGAGAGTTTGGACAAATACATCTGAACAAGAAGACTTTTTTATTCTTTGATTTGAGACTTTTTGAATGATATTTTAGTTCAACATCTTTGATGAAAATGCTAGACTGTTAGAAAAAGTTATAAAGCTTTTAACAAAGTTAAAACAATCATCTACtctacaatataaaaacattactaATCATTAAATGCAACTAAACGTTTCTGTATAATATGGAGTTTTGAATTTATgcttctgttaaaaaaaaaaaaagtttttgcatGTGTATTTCAAACTTTAAGAACATATTTTCCTAATCTCATTGTTAGCAATATATATTAGTTCCTAAATGTATACAAAATAGGCTACTTATGTTTGATGAAATGTGTTAAAAACTACAGTATACAGGTCTTTTGAAAATCCTGCATTTTAAATTCTGCTATTAATGACAAGCAGTACAGGTTTgatttctgagtatgaattatttTTTCAATTTCAGAATTATGCTAAATACTAAGGACTAGAATGCCTGTGTCTTATTTTACCAATGATATAAAAGAAAATTTCTagcaaatgtataaaaaatatatctgaATAAAGGTCAGATTTTAATCTTTCAGGTGCATTGTGTGTCTTATTGCAGATCACATCTAAAGACCCCTGGAATTAAAGCTTTAAGTGTATAAGCGAATAACAATCTGATCGCTCTTGACCACATTAAATGCAGGTgtaaaaaacacatttgtagTTGCTCTGAAACAGCTGTTCTGTAAatagaaatgtgttttgttaTTCACATTCAGCGAATATGGAAGAGTTTAACTTATTAAATGGTTCTCAAAAGTGGGTCATAAGTATTTCAGACTTAATCTTTGTTTCTTCATTAAAAGGTGTGACTAAAGTTTCTCTAATTTATGTAAAAACACACTAGACTATAAATATACTTGCTAactttgtgcattttttttttttactttcagctgtcactttaattGAGAGTGACTGCTGCAAAAAAATAGACTCTGAGCCAAAACCAAAACTTGTCTTATTATTCCACTGCTGCATTCTTCCAAGAGTGTGTATATGTAGCCTACCAGTTATGAGCAGAGAGGATGGTCTGCAGTTCCCATGACTGGTCATGTTTAAATTCACATCTGTCTCCAGTGATGGTTAGGAGAGTGTGAAACCTGGATATAAGACGCCTGCATGTTGCTGCCTCCATCTGGACACCAGTGGCCTGTCGCACAAAGCCAGTTTCAGTTTCTACACAGCTAAGTTCAAGATTAGATTGAGTCATTTTACAGTGAAAGCATTTTAGGGACAAAACTGCTCATTTTTTGctgttaattattaattatatttaaatgaaataaattataattatgtataattcataTGACATGCTCTCATTTTCATTGTGATTGGCTCTTTGCCACACGTCACACTTTCAGGTGCACACGCTTCAGAGTTAATAACAAACTCTGGATTaaacctgagttgacagagaaagctTATACCGAGCGTTGTGCAACAGTTGATCCTGATCTAAACCAGGTTGGATTTATctggatttgtcaactccaaaccTACTCTGAAACTCTAAATTTGTTCAACTAGTTTCATGCAACAGGGCACAGGTTGATACACGAACAGATCCTGCAGGAACACAACCTGTGGAATGGTGGAAGGAATTTTCTATTTACTAAAttacttggtaacactttagaataactcacgctatgaagcattagttaagcattagtaaatagtcaattcattatttataaaacattaatagacattagtaagccatttataaatacagctataaatgtttgttcttgatttataagcatatctatatgagtttaataattgtattttcatacttcattaatgatcaatttatcatttctaaattatgtattacattattcacaaaccagtaatttaggagttgtcagtggttcctAAGATCATTTAgcaagtgtaagtaaatgattaataaaatatttaaatgtacatttatgcatcttattatttagacatatagtattagttactcagtgtgttagtaaatgctttattaacatattcctagtgtcaaaactacctcggtactaactttaaaacattagagaacagcagtgcagaagatcactgaacctttaaatctcatttataaaagctttacaaagcataaacagtcctcactttagatgagctcacaaaaatagttaactgaccacttctaaatgttttataactacctgaattaatcatgaattgcagtaggaatatgtgttaataaaacatttactaacacactaagtaactattattatgtgtctaaataataagatgcataaattaatgttttaatagtttattaatcatttacttacacttcctaaatgaactactgacaactcctaaataactggtttgtaaattatgtaatacttaatttagaaatgataaattgattattaataaagtatgaaaatacaattattaaacatattatagatatgcttataaatcaagaataaagcaattatagctgtatttataaactacttactaatgtctattaatgctttataagtgaggaattatgtattaactaatgcttaactaatgcttcatagcgtgcagttattataaagtgttaccaattactTTAATTCTTTATTATGACAATCTTGAACGGCATAAATCATTTTCAAGAAGATGGACAGATTTTATATACAActgaacaaataaataagtatGCCCAAGCATTTAATAGAAAATGGCATTAAGCATGATTAACTGAAACATATATGTTCAGTGGATAATGATCTTTTTCAACACAGATGCTCTGTAACGATTTCTAAAAGAAACATTTAACAGAATGAATCTGGTTGAACAGAAATGTCAGTTATTTTATTTCTCTCTAATTAAAAGTATTCTGACATCTGACATTTACTGCTAAAGTTTCACCTAAGCACCACCTGAACAGACGTCGAGCCAGACTGACACGTCCtgatggaaggaaggaaaagGATTTAAATATTCCAAGAACACAAGTTAAACAGTTATACTCTGTATACTGTGATCAAACACAATCTGATGCACATAAGCAGTGCTGTAAACACAGACTGAGATGAATCATTTACGTTTACATTTATTCagttagcagatgcttttatccaaagtgacttacaagtgaggaatacaataAGCGATCATTGTGAAAAGGCAAATAGACACAAGAAGTGGTAACGATACAAGTTTCAGATCAGAGTAGCATAAGCTAGAATAGGGAGATTGCAATCAATGgccacattcacacagcagcagaatgcagttgtcagtcctgtatttgagtccttaatactgttacgttcacacacagtACGTTTAATTACAGGTGTGATAACCGAATTCTATAACCGAACTCACatgtaaattttcaggactccCAACCGCATTCTCAGAATATTTGTGCTGTGTGAACTGAACCGTActttacattattaatattacgTTGGTCACTGTCATTACTAGTAAGAGAATACGGGCTTGACTCTCATTGCACGTTCATACAGACAGTGTTCCAGACGCTAATGaaagttgctgtgtgaacgagactcacacctgtaagtaaatgtggttgtcaatcccaaaaactgacagtgtgaacatgaCCAATGTGAATCAGACACAAGAGTCATCAGTCTGAATCATGGACTCAATTGGTCATTTAACTCACTTCCTCACCGAATCGTTTATCTTTTCAGAACCATTAACCATGTTTAAAATGCACTTTTGATTcagttttcttttcattttgaattcTGCTTGAATGCGTGATTGAGTTTACTTTTGATTTCTGTAACAATTCCTGAAAGAAACATTTAACAGAATAAATCTGGTTTAACagaaatatgtaatttattttatttct containing:
- the LOC125248872 gene encoding interferon-induced very large GTPase 1-like, producing the protein MSNTTKKERLGAETAKDLGTQRKEVEELFHRLHLEVKSNKLRASDVLQITANSLQAQGSCTEKELVQMFLQKLLMMNYKARSITVTEITKNYKEKQQKPQQSSANNVDAFSALFGKTSMSNIRQNNSDSIHPMDVQMAVFHCADRVLKQMMVTKLSQCRYALPLLVLDPFTQQIEFPLWTFREINQSWKIINNNNETVSQIQPIWKAETPMVFFFRFGSVSSSKSQLMNSLISEKHNTFFHRHCPGSSRTRVLMDGVVEIAWFCPSGTYDDKFTDRVAFCNLHGDAGDHEKQLQIMTEMASVNVVLLLQVDSNDKCAEKIQNLYKDPKPLICLLPEEDSVCSKMVDGKYKIGLKDRGQADVSKDLREAITDCLSFSSSESPSTFRLEDVAKHTDIRVDEKDNDDCKKGKKAAQEMMSLLEKKDLTEIKESFLPCQGKLWHQWCQKNKELNRPQGDDPEMEISKKKAEMMEIREQQHKSGISRFIHLFMEQMISDAENKPMFFLKWLRILLDEYTSADLSCLHHKYGEKWSNMLKLKESPKESEKHKAELLEISKKLQDATFGLEHILREIGQIYESCSSVKKNKKDLQFDFSSLPSLAAQMMISGFPLELMDGDAAHVPLVWISAVLDELIQKLGDQRVFVLSVLGIQSSGKSTMLNAMFGLQFAVSAGRCTRGAFMQLVKLSDEMKTQMNIDYILVVDTEGLRSLELAGKSITHHDNELATFVIGLGNLTLINIYGENPSEMQDILQIVVQAFMRMNKVNLNPSCVFVHQNVSDVTAGERNMEGRRRLQETLDKMTKLAAEDEVCNAECFSDVITFDVQKDVKYFAQLWEGSPPMAPPNPSYCENVQDLKKTILSHVSKSDGMKLTDIKNHIKNLWDALLNERFVFSFKNVLEIAAYRKLETEYSKWTWSLRKTMLETENKLQNKIENGAINVVEETDLQEELNVISTEVKKSMSEFFERDTNANILIQWKTSFELKISHIQDNIVRETKKKLNEVLQQRVLKKRIDAQRTQNENDLLEKAKKLASTLKDKANDDTILQRDFNLFWDNCVNDIKKDTPPVQNIEIFKDMKNVLCDIRFSDFTMESKNYNISMKPNYSDYVQIKKTKKLKMISYSLSNEDQTQIRNLIKYIEEQAKNFIMSKNIAKMGYNIGHIQELSGFIKAKVTEHEERHKENYVFKKHFFSELVFAIFNTIQVIIMEQHNIFKEANDPVLYIARKREEYYSIFQKYCQGATSAAILGEIICNKLKEPIQQSVCKQTARDLADEMKTNCESLNGNRSNLEKHILKTLAEKEDFKSYLTYIHKPKEYFKSFISSEVSQYINDNLTKSVLPKMRDDLSQKEKRITEAAKRATQEVDKKPGDVDLWLEIFTLNLSDLLIFSENDLKGVSRDDVNVKLLEEVIINQLPPIISDKSKTFSTESFLLKLEYKDRPDEILNEHLCKCCWVQCPFCKAICTNTAEEHDPKLHSVPFHRINGLNGWHYRGTQDLSAGFCTTLVSSTKRFYPSDESESIPYKDYTTAGGHYAEWSITPDLSELSYWKWFVCTFQKELENHYSKKFQGHGEIPDEWRNHSKQDAIESLDKYI